In Bos indicus x Bos taurus breed Angus x Brahman F1 hybrid chromosome 21, Bos_hybrid_MaternalHap_v2.0, whole genome shotgun sequence, one DNA window encodes the following:
- the GPR68 gene encoding ovarian cancer G-protein coupled receptor 1: MGGEAPAGPKMGNITADNTSMNCDIDHTIHQTLAPVVYVMVLVVGFPANCLSLYYGYLQIKARNELGVYLCNLTVADLFYICSLPFWLQYVLQHDHWSHDDLSCQVCGILLYENIYISVGFLCCISIDRYLAVAHPFRFHQFRTLKAAMGVSALIWVKELLTSIYFLMHEEVVEDADRHRVCFEHYPLEPRQRGINYYRFLVGFLFPICLLLASYRGILRAVRRSHGTQKSRKDQIQRLVLSTVVIFLACFLPYHVLLLVRSLWESSCDFAKGIFNAYHFSLLLTSFNCVADPVLYCFVSETTHRDLARLRGACLAFLTCARTGRAREAYPLGAPEASGKSEDPEVLTRLHPAFQTPHPPGMGGSPAGGLS; this comes from the coding sequence ATGGGGGGTGAGGCCCCGGCAGGCCCGAAGATGGGGAACATTACGGCAGACAACACCTCGATGAACTGTGACATCGACCACACCATCCACCAGACGCTGGCCCCGGTGGTCTACGtcatggtgctggtggtgggCTTTCCGGCCAACTGCCTGTCCCTCTACTACGGCTACCTGCAGATCAAGGCCCGGAACGAGCTGGGCGTGTACCTGTGCAACCTGACGGTGGCCGACCTCTTCTACATCTGCTCCCTCCCCTTCTGGCTGCAGTACGTGCTGCAGCACGACCACTGGTCCCACGACGACCTGTCCTGCCAGGTGTGCGGGATCCTGCTCTACGAGAACATCTACATCAGCGTGGGCTTCCTCTGCTGCATCTCCATCGACCGCTACCTGGCCGTGGCCCACCCCTTCCGCTTCCACCAGTTCCGCACTTTGAAGGCCGCCATGGGCGTCAGTGCGCTCATCTGGGTCAAGGAGCTGCTGACCAGCATCTACTTCCTCATGCACGAGGAGGTGGTGGAAGACGCCGACCGGCACCGCGTCTGCTTCGAGCATTATCCGCTCGAGCCGCGCCAGCGCGGCATCAACTACTACCGCTTCCTGGTGGGCTTCCTCTTCCCCATCTGCCTGCTGCTGGCCTCCTACCGGGGCATCCTGCGGGCCGTGCGCCGCAGCCACGGGACCCAGAAGAGCCGCAAGGACCAGATCCAGCGGCTAGTGCTCAGCACCGTGGTCATCTTCCTGGCCTGCTTCCTGCCCTACCACGTGCTGCTGCTGGTGCGCAGCCTCTGGGAGTCCAGCTGCGACTTCGCCAAGGGCATCTTCAATGCCTACCACTTCTCCCTGCTCCTCACCAGCTTCAACTGCGTGGCCGACCCCGTGCTCTACTGCTTCGTCAGCGAGACCACGCACAGGGACCTGGCCCGCCTCCGCGGGGCCTGCCTGGCCTTCCTCACCTGCGCCAGGACCGGCCGGGCCCGGGAGGCCTACCCGCTGGGCGCCCCCGAGGCCTCCGGGAAGAGCGAGGATCCCGAGGTCCTGACAAGGCTCCACCCGGCCTTCCAGACCCCCCACCCGCCTGGAATGGGAGGGTCCCCCGCAGGTGGGCTGTCCTAG